The proteins below are encoded in one region of Pseudomonas sp. SCB32:
- a CDS encoding peptidase U32 family protein, with translation MQLVCPAGSLPALKSALREGADAIYVGFRDDTNARHFAGLNLDDRQLRQGVELIHSAGKQMYVAVNTYPGAAGWARWQRAVDHAAELGVDALIAADCAVLGYAAKRHPNLALHLSVQGSATNVAALAFYHERYGIRRAVLPRVLSLAQVRQVAANSPVPIEVFAFGSLCIMAEGRCHLSSYVTGESPNLCGVCSPAKAVRWSEEPEGLTSRLGGVLIDRYAPDEPAGYPTLCKGRFVVNGERFHALEEPTSLNTIDLIPQLAEIGVAAVKIEGRQRSPAYVEQVTRVWRQALDAWQRAPENYRALTQWQDALDKLSEGHQTTLGAYHRSWQ, from the coding sequence ATGCAACTGGTCTGTCCGGCGGGGAGTCTGCCCGCCTTGAAATCGGCCCTGCGCGAGGGCGCCGATGCCATCTACGTCGGCTTTCGCGACGACACCAACGCCCGGCACTTCGCCGGCCTCAACCTCGACGACCGCCAGTTGCGCCAGGGCGTGGAACTTATCCACAGCGCCGGCAAGCAGATGTACGTGGCGGTCAACACTTACCCCGGCGCGGCCGGCTGGGCCCGCTGGCAACGCGCCGTGGACCACGCGGCCGAGCTGGGCGTGGATGCGCTGATCGCCGCCGACTGCGCGGTGCTCGGTTATGCCGCCAAGCGCCATCCGAATCTTGCGCTGCACCTTTCGGTTCAGGGTTCGGCCACCAATGTGGCGGCGCTGGCGTTCTACCACGAGCGCTACGGCATCCGCCGCGCCGTGCTGCCGCGCGTGCTGTCGCTGGCGCAGGTGCGCCAGGTGGCGGCGAACAGCCCGGTGCCCATCGAAGTCTTCGCCTTTGGCAGCCTGTGCATCATGGCCGAGGGGCGCTGCCACCTGTCGTCCTATGTCACCGGCGAGTCACCCAATCTCTGCGGCGTCTGCTCGCCGGCCAAGGCGGTGCGCTGGAGCGAGGAGCCCGAGGGTCTGACCTCGCGCCTGGGCGGCGTGCTGATCGACCGCTATGCGCCGGATGAGCCGGCGGGCTACCCGACCCTGTGCAAGGGCCGCTTCGTGGTCAACGGCGAGCGCTTCCACGCCCTCGAAGAACCCACCAGCCTGAACACCATCGACCTGATTCCGCAGCTGGCGGAAATCGGCGTCGCAGCGGTGAAGATCGAGGGTCGGCAACGCAGCCCGGCCTATGTCGAGCAGGTCACCCGCGTCTGGCGCCAGGCGCTGGATGCGTGGCAGCGCGCACCGGAGAACTACCGCGCGCTGACGCAATGGCAGGACGCCCTGGACAAGCTTTCCGAAGGCCACCAGACGACCCTGGGCGCCTACCATCGCTCCTGGCAGTGA
- the moaB gene encoding molybdenum cofactor biosynthesis protein B, producing the protein MSHLSTQEFQPLEIAVLTVSDTRSLHNDTSGQALVTSLQRAGHALAQRRLVIDDIYQIRAVVSAWIADPKVQVGLITGGTGFTARDNTPQAVAPLLERIVDGFGELFRQISREEIGTSTIQSRAIAGITNGTLICCLPGSTGACLTAWEKILLQQLDSRTRPCNFVPHLKRLPERPVLVCGTRS; encoded by the coding sequence ATGAGCCATCTCAGCACCCAGGAATTCCAGCCGCTGGAGATCGCTGTCCTCACCGTCAGCGATACCCGCAGCCTGCACAACGACACCTCCGGCCAAGCCCTGGTGACCTCGCTGCAACGCGCCGGTCACGCCCTTGCGCAACGCCGGCTGGTGATCGACGACATCTACCAGATCCGCGCCGTGGTCTCGGCCTGGATTGCCGACCCCAAGGTCCAGGTCGGCCTGATCACCGGGGGCACCGGCTTCACCGCTCGCGACAACACCCCGCAGGCCGTCGCGCCGCTGCTGGAGCGCATCGTGGACGGCTTCGGCGAGCTGTTCCGGCAGATTTCCCGCGAGGAAATCGGCACCTCGACTATCCAATCCCGCGCCATCGCCGGCATCACCAACGGCACGCTGATCTGCTGCCTGCCCGGCTCCACCGGCGCCTGCCTGACCGCCTGGGAAAAGATCCTCCTGCAGCAGTTGGACAGCCGCACCAGGCCCTGCAATTTCGTCCCCCATCTCAAGCGCCTGCCCGAGCGTCCTGTGCTGGTCTGCGGTACACGCTCATGA
- the moaC gene encoding cyclic pyranopterin monophosphate synthase MoaC, whose protein sequence is MLTHLDSQGRANMVDVTEKAVTSREAVAEARVRMLPDTLKLIQDGGHPKGDVFAVARIAGIQAAKKTHELIPLCHPLLLTSVKVELAAEGEDTVHIVARCKLAGQTGVEMEALTAASVAALTIYDMCKAVDRGMTIESVRLLEKLGGKSGHYLASDSVAGDTP, encoded by the coding sequence GTGCTGACCCATCTCGATTCCCAAGGCCGCGCCAACATGGTCGATGTCACCGAAAAAGCCGTGACGTCCCGCGAGGCGGTGGCCGAAGCCCGGGTGCGCATGCTCCCGGACACCCTCAAGCTGATCCAGGACGGCGGTCACCCCAAGGGCGACGTGTTCGCCGTGGCGCGCATCGCTGGCATCCAGGCGGCCAAGAAGACCCACGAACTGATCCCGCTGTGCCACCCGCTGCTGCTCACCAGCGTCAAGGTCGAGCTGGCCGCCGAGGGTGAGGACACCGTGCACATCGTCGCCCGCTGCAAGCTGGCCGGGCAGACTGGCGTGGAGATGGAAGCGCTGACCGCCGCCAGCGTCGCCGCGCTGACCATCTACGACATGTGCAAGGCGGTGGATCGCGGCATGACCATCGAAAGCGTGCGCCTGCTGGAGAAGCTCGGCGGCAAGAGCGGGCACTACCTGGCATCGGATAGCGTCGCAGGAGACACCCCATGA
- the yaaA gene encoding peroxide stress protein YaaA, with amino-acid sequence MLMVISPAKTLDYDTAPVTQRFTLPEHLDDAQELIGILRELSPAQIAELMHLSDKLAGLNAARFGSWHPDFTQANAKQALLAFKGDVYTGMQAEDFSEDDFAFAQRHLRMLSGLYGVLRPLDLMQPYRLEMGTKLANARGKDLYAFWGERISAWLNQALAEQGDDVLLNLASNEYFGAVKRKALNARVIDTEFKDLKNGQYKIISFHAKKARGMMARYVVKERLQGPEGLKDFNYAGYFYSAEHSGPDRLVFLRDHPED; translated from the coding sequence ATGCTGATGGTGATTTCCCCCGCCAAGACCCTGGACTACGACACCGCCCCGGTGACGCAGCGCTTCACCCTGCCCGAGCACCTGGACGATGCCCAGGAGCTGATCGGCATCCTGCGGGAACTGTCGCCGGCGCAGATCGCCGAGCTGATGCACCTGTCGGACAAGCTGGCGGGCCTGAACGCCGCGCGCTTCGGCAGCTGGCACCCGGATTTCACGCAGGCCAACGCCAAGCAGGCGCTGCTGGCCTTCAAGGGCGACGTCTACACCGGCATGCAGGCCGAGGACTTCAGCGAGGACGATTTCGCCTTCGCCCAGCGCCACCTGCGCATGCTGTCCGGCCTTTATGGCGTGCTGCGCCCGCTGGACCTGATGCAGCCATATCGCCTGGAAATGGGCACCAAGCTGGCCAACGCCCGTGGCAAGGATCTCTACGCCTTCTGGGGCGAGCGCATCAGCGCCTGGCTGAACCAGGCCCTGGCCGAGCAGGGCGACGACGTACTGCTGAACCTGGCCTCCAACGAATACTTCGGCGCGGTGAAGCGCAAAGCGCTGAACGCACGGGTGATCGACACCGAGTTCAAGGACCTGAAGAACGGCCAGTACAAGATCATCAGCTTCCACGCCAAGAAGGCCCGCGGGATGATGGCGCGCTACGTGGTCAAGGAGCGCCTGCAGGGCCCCGAGGGCCTGAAGGACTTCAACTACGCCGGCTACTTCTATAGTGCCGAACACTCTGGGCCTGACCGGCTCGTGTTCCTGCGCGACCACCCCGAAGACTGA
- the moaE gene encoding molybdopterin synthase catalytic subunit MoaE, with protein MTIRVQSAAFDPGAELNALHDANVGVGAVVGFVGYVRDFNDGREVGGMFLEHYPGMTEKALEKIAVEARERWPLLRLDILHRIGRLEPGEPIVFVGTASAHRQAAFDACNFVMDYLKIRAPFWKKEDTTEGPRWVEGRCSDKEAAERWKS; from the coding sequence ATGACGATCCGCGTCCAGTCGGCGGCGTTCGATCCAGGCGCCGAACTCAATGCGCTGCACGACGCCAACGTCGGTGTAGGCGCGGTGGTCGGCTTTGTCGGCTACGTGCGCGACTTCAACGATGGCCGCGAAGTCGGCGGCATGTTCCTCGAACACTACCCCGGCATGACCGAGAAGGCCCTGGAGAAGATCGCCGTCGAGGCCCGCGAGCGCTGGCCACTGCTGCGCCTGGACATCCTCCATCGCATCGGCCGTCTGGAGCCAGGTGAGCCGATCGTCTTCGTCGGCACCGCCAGCGCCCATCGCCAGGCGGCCTTCGACGCCTGCAACTTCGTCATGGATTACCTCAAGATCCGCGCGCCGTTCTGGAAGAAGGAAGACACGACCGAAGGCCCGCGCTGGGTTGAAGGCCGCTGCAGCGACAAGGAAGCCGCCGAGCGCTGGAAGAGCTGA
- the alg8 gene encoding mannuronan synthase translates to MMDTYKRAIGEATGWLAFLSLLMVLALLVPKTVFDADSKDFVLLIGAVGIWRYSMGGLHFLRGMLFLYGVYPYYRRKLRKMGDAADPSHVFLMVTSFRIDALTTSMVYRSVIQEAINCGYPTTVVCSIVEMSDEVLIKQQWQKLNPPEHVSLDFVRIPGTGKRDGLAHGFRAISRDLPDEHAVVAVIDGDTVLEPGVVRKTVPWFKLFGNVGGLTTNEFCEVQGGYIMSEWHKLRFAQRHINMCSMALSKRVLTMTGRMSVFRAQVVTDPDFIADVESDHLDHWRLGRFQFLTGDDKSSWYSLMRLGYDTFYVPDAAINTVEHPPEKSFVKASRKLMFRWYGNNLRQNSRALGLGPQRLGWFTSVVLFDQRLSMWTCLLGLVAAIIASIKYSIVFLLVYLLWIGITRLVLTLLLSLSGHHIGPAYPLILYYNQIVGALVKIYVFFRLDQQSWTRQNTKLDRGLASFQRWFNTWSSRAMTFSAASVFVAILLTIV, encoded by the coding sequence ATCATGGACACCTACAAACGAGCAATCGGTGAAGCCACGGGCTGGCTGGCCTTTCTCAGCCTGCTGATGGTACTGGCGCTGCTGGTGCCCAAGACCGTGTTCGACGCCGACTCCAAGGACTTCGTGCTGCTGATCGGCGCGGTCGGCATCTGGCGCTATTCCATGGGCGGACTGCATTTCCTGCGCGGCATGCTGTTCCTCTACGGGGTCTACCCCTACTACCGCCGCAAGCTGCGCAAGATGGGCGACGCGGCCGATCCATCGCATGTCTTCCTGATGGTCACCAGTTTCCGCATCGACGCGCTGACCACCTCCATGGTCTATCGCTCGGTGATCCAGGAGGCGATCAACTGCGGCTATCCCACCACCGTGGTGTGCTCCATCGTCGAGATGTCCGACGAGGTGCTGATCAAGCAGCAGTGGCAGAAGCTCAATCCGCCGGAGCACGTTTCGCTCGACTTCGTGCGCATCCCCGGCACCGGCAAGCGCGATGGCCTGGCCCACGGCTTCCGTGCCATCTCCCGCGACCTGCCGGACGAACACGCGGTGGTCGCGGTGATCGACGGCGACACCGTGCTGGAGCCCGGCGTGGTACGCAAGACCGTGCCCTGGTTCAAGCTCTTCGGCAACGTCGGCGGCCTCACCACCAACGAATTCTGCGAGGTGCAGGGCGGCTACATCATGAGCGAGTGGCACAAGCTGCGCTTCGCCCAGCGCCACATCAACATGTGCTCCATGGCCCTGTCCAAGCGCGTACTGACCATGACCGGGCGCATGTCGGTATTCCGCGCCCAGGTCGTCACCGACCCGGACTTCATCGCCGACGTGGAGAGCGACCACCTCGACCACTGGCGCCTGGGCCGCTTCCAGTTCCTCACCGGCGACGACAAGTCCAGCTGGTACAGCCTGATGCGCCTGGGCTACGACACCTTCTACGTGCCGGACGCGGCGATCAACACCGTCGAGCACCCGCCGGAGAAGAGCTTCGTCAAGGCCAGCCGCAAGCTGATGTTCCGCTGGTACGGCAACAACCTGCGGCAGAACTCTCGCGCCCTGGGCCTGGGTCCGCAACGCCTGGGCTGGTTCACCAGCGTGGTGCTGTTCGACCAGCGCCTGTCGATGTGGACCTGCCTGCTCGGCCTGGTCGCCGCGATCATCGCCAGCATCAAGTACAGCATCGTCTTCCTGCTGGTCTACCTGCTGTGGATCGGCATCACCCGCCTCGTGCTGACCCTGCTGCTGTCGCTGTCAGGGCACCACATCGGACCGGCCTACCCGCTGATCCTCTATTACAACCAGATCGTCGGCGCCCTGGTGAAGATCTACGTGTTCTTCCGCCTCGACCAGCAGTCGTGGACCCGCCAGAACACCAAGCTCGATCGCGGCCTGGCCAGCTTCCAGCGCTGGTTCAACACCTGGTCCTCACGCGCCATGACGTTCTCCGCCGCCAGCGTCTTCGTCGCCATTTTGCTGACCATCGTCTGA
- a CDS encoding MoaD/ThiS family protein, whose translation MIRVQYFARYREALGLDGEQLNWSPSLASLDALRGLLLERGGAWAVLGEQNLMCARNQELCSLDEPLADGDEVAFFPTVTGG comes from the coding sequence ATGATCCGCGTGCAGTACTTCGCCCGCTACCGGGAGGCCCTCGGCCTGGACGGCGAGCAGCTGAACTGGAGCCCCTCCCTGGCCAGCCTCGATGCCCTGCGCGGCCTGCTGCTGGAGCGCGGCGGCGCCTGGGCGGTGCTTGGCGAGCAGAACCTGATGTGCGCGCGCAACCAGGAACTGTGCTCCCTCGACGAGCCCCTCGCCGACGGCGACGAGGTGGCCTTCTTCCCCACCGTGACCGGAGGCTGA
- the glp gene encoding gephyrin-like molybdotransferase Glp, with protein MSACGCSGSGLRPVDEAIAALMDFVPQAPPTVRVDLEHALGRVLAEDVHSPIDLPLWDNSAMDGYALRSADMGPSGARLTIAGYIAAGDAAQVELHPGEAMRIFTGAPLPPGADSVIAQEDCQVVGDWLQVPLVARGSHVRRRGEELREGDVLLSAGKKLRAQDIGLLASVGLDRVNVYRPLRVCLLSSGDELREPGESLAPGQIYNANRFSIGALLRGWGMDVHDYGVLADTLAASRDALSLAASEWDVLITSGGVSVGDRDYLKQAIRELGELHLWKLKMQPGKPLAFGSIAGKPWIGLPGNPAAALVTALVVARPFLWRAQGRSDVETLPVTLPAGFDWLTPNSRRQYLRARLELDGAGVARICPHPQQGSAMLRAASWADGLAVVEAGRTLRMGEPVSFLSFSELGA; from the coding sequence ATGAGCGCCTGCGGCTGTTCCGGCTCCGGCCTGCGTCCGGTGGACGAGGCCATCGCGGCGTTGATGGACTTCGTCCCCCAGGCGCCGCCGACCGTGCGTGTCGACCTGGAACACGCCCTGGGCCGTGTGCTGGCGGAGGATGTGCATTCCCCCATCGACCTGCCGCTGTGGGACAACAGCGCGATGGACGGCTACGCCTTGCGCAGCGCTGACATGGGGCCGTCGGGTGCGCGGTTGACGATCGCCGGCTACATCGCCGCCGGTGATGCCGCCCAGGTCGAGCTGCACCCCGGCGAGGCCATGCGCATTTTCACTGGCGCGCCGCTACCGCCGGGGGCGGACAGCGTGATCGCCCAGGAGGACTGCCAGGTCGTTGGCGACTGGCTGCAGGTGCCTTTGGTCGCGCGCGGCAGCCACGTGCGCCGGCGTGGCGAAGAACTTCGCGAGGGCGATGTGCTGCTCAGCGCCGGGAAGAAACTGCGCGCCCAGGACATTGGCTTGCTGGCCAGCGTCGGCCTGGACCGCGTGAATGTGTACCGCCCGCTGCGCGTCTGCCTGCTGAGTAGCGGCGACGAGCTGCGTGAGCCGGGTGAGTCGCTGGCTCCGGGGCAGATCTACAACGCCAACCGCTTCAGCATCGGCGCACTGCTGCGCGGCTGGGGCATGGACGTGCATGACTACGGTGTGCTCGCCGATACCCTGGCGGCCAGTCGCGATGCGCTGAGCCTCGCCGCGTCCGAATGGGACGTGCTGATCACCAGCGGCGGTGTATCCGTGGGCGACCGCGATTACCTCAAGCAGGCGATCCGCGAACTGGGCGAACTGCACCTGTGGAAGCTGAAGATGCAGCCGGGCAAGCCGCTGGCGTTCGGCAGCATCGCCGGCAAGCCGTGGATCGGCCTACCGGGCAATCCGGCTGCCGCGCTGGTCACCGCGTTGGTGGTGGCGCGACCGTTCCTCTGGCGCGCCCAGGGGCGCAGCGATGTGGAGACGCTGCCGGTGACGCTGCCGGCGGGCTTCGACTGGCTGACGCCCAACTCACGCCGCCAGTACCTGCGCGCACGCCTGGAGCTTGATGGCGCCGGCGTAGCCCGCATCTGCCCGCATCCACAGCAGGGCTCGGCCATGCTGCGGGCGGCGAGCTGGGCCGACGGCCTGGCGGTGGTGGAAGCCGGGCGCACGCTGCGTATGGGTGAACCGGTGTCATTCCTGTCTTTCAGCGAACTCGGCGCCTGA
- a CDS encoding PhoH family protein, whose translation MDDHGRSSPTQPTLYVLDTNVLIHDPNALLNFQEHHVAIPMTVLEELDKLKTGKHTVAAECRQAIRLIDSVLGEATPEQVEDGVPIQRGKSGPCGSLSILMSKRAEPITWLPEHLNDNKIINQLVELKSRHSSKRVVLVTKDINMRLKARACGVFSEDYHTDQLVDDVALLSRGYHSLSGSFWDRVSKVETRQDHGRTWHRVQLTDNLPAVHINEFIVDEQGFVGWIKGIQQDELLILDLHQEPLLHQEAWGLRPRDIYQALALYALLDPDIHLVNLSGAAGSGKTILALAAAIEQTMVSKRYRRIIATRSVQGLDEDIGFLPGTEAEKMEPWLGAITDNLEALHSDDECTHGSVDYILSKVPLQFKSLNYIRGRSFQQSLILIDECQNLTPHQMKTIITRAGNGSKVVCLGNLAQIDTPYLSATSSGLTYLTERFKDFPHGVHVTLQGVPRSVLAEFAETHL comes from the coding sequence ATGGATGACCATGGACGCTCCAGCCCGACCCAGCCCACCCTGTACGTCCTCGATACCAACGTTCTGATCCACGATCCAAACGCGTTGCTGAATTTCCAGGAGCACCACGTCGCCATTCCGATGACGGTGCTGGAGGAACTGGACAAGCTCAAGACCGGCAAACACACCGTGGCTGCGGAGTGCCGCCAGGCGATCCGTCTCATCGATTCGGTGCTGGGTGAAGCGACACCCGAGCAGGTGGAGGATGGCGTTCCCATCCAGCGAGGCAAGAGCGGCCCCTGCGGCAGCCTGTCGATCCTCATGAGCAAGCGGGCCGAGCCGATCACCTGGCTGCCCGAGCACCTGAACGACAACAAGATCATCAACCAGTTGGTGGAGCTGAAGAGTCGCCATAGCAGCAAGCGCGTGGTGCTGGTGACCAAGGACATCAACATGCGCCTGAAGGCGCGTGCCTGTGGCGTGTTCTCGGAGGATTACCACACCGACCAGTTGGTCGATGACGTCGCCCTGCTGTCGCGTGGCTACCATTCGCTGTCCGGCTCGTTCTGGGACCGCGTGAGCAAGGTCGAGACCCGCCAGGACCACGGACGCACCTGGCATCGCGTGCAGCTCACCGACAACCTGCCGGCGGTGCACATCAATGAGTTCATCGTCGACGAGCAGGGTTTCGTCGGCTGGATCAAGGGTATCCAGCAGGATGAACTGCTGATCCTCGACCTGCACCAGGAACCGTTGCTGCACCAGGAGGCCTGGGGCCTGAGGCCGCGCGATATCTACCAGGCGCTGGCGCTCTACGCGCTGCTCGACCCGGATATCCACCTGGTCAACCTGTCCGGCGCCGCAGGTTCGGGCAAGACCATCCTGGCCCTGGCCGCCGCCATCGAGCAGACGATGGTCAGCAAGCGCTACCGCCGCATCATCGCTACCCGCAGCGTGCAGGGGCTGGACGAGGACATCGGCTTCCTGCCGGGCACCGAGGCGGAAAAGATGGAGCCGTGGCTCGGCGCCATCACTGACAACCTGGAGGCGCTGCATTCGGACGACGAGTGCACCCATGGCAGCGTCGACTACATCCTCAGCAAGGTGCCGCTGCAGTTCAAATCGCTGAACTACATCCGTGGTCGCAGCTTCCAGCAGAGCCTGATCCTCATCGACGAGTGCCAGAACCTCACCCCGCACCAGATGAAGACCATCATCACCCGCGCCGGCAACGGTTCGAAGGTGGTCTGTCTGGGCAACCTGGCGCAGATCGATACGCCTTACCTGTCGGCGACCAGCTCGGGTCTCACCTACCTGACCGAGCGCTTCAAGGACTTCCCCCACGGCGTGCACGTGACCCTGCAAGGGGTGCCGCGCTCGGTGCTGGCGGAGTTCGCCGAGACCCATCTGTAA
- the algD gene encoding GDP-mannose 6-dehydrogenase: MRISIFGLGYVGAVCAGCLSARGHEVVGVDVSTTKIDLINKGKSPIVEPGLESLLDQGIRSARLSGTTDFKKAVLDTDVSFICVGTPSKKNGDLDLGYIESVCREIGYAIREKKERHTVVVRSTVLPGTVNNVVIPIIEDCSGKKAGVDFGVGTNPEFLRESTAIKDYDFPPMTVIGELDAQTGDLLEEIYRELDAPIIRKTIEVAEMIKYTCNVWHAAKVTFANEIGNIAKAVGVDGREVMDVICQDNKLNLSRYYMKPGFAFGGSCLPKDVRALTYRASQLDVEHPMLGSIMRSNQHQVQKAFDLITAHGSRKVGLLGLSFKSGTDDLRESPLVELAEMLIGKGYELQIFDRNVEYARVHGANKEYIESKIPHVSSLMVSDLDVVVKTSDVLVLGNGDELFVDVVNKAPQGKKVVDLIGFMAHGSNERAEGICW, encoded by the coding sequence ATGCGAATCAGCATCTTTGGTCTTGGGTACGTTGGCGCAGTATGTGCCGGCTGCCTGTCCGCACGAGGCCACGAAGTCGTCGGGGTGGATGTTTCCACCACCAAGATCGATCTGATCAACAAAGGGAAGTCGCCCATCGTCGAACCCGGTCTGGAATCGCTGCTGGATCAGGGCATCCGTTCCGCTCGCCTGTCGGGCACGACCGACTTCAAGAAGGCCGTCCTGGATACCGATGTGTCGTTCATCTGCGTCGGCACGCCGAGCAAGAAGAACGGTGACCTGGACCTGGGCTACATCGAGTCGGTCTGCCGCGAAATCGGTTACGCCATCCGCGAGAAGAAAGAGCGCCACACCGTGGTGGTCCGCAGCACCGTGCTGCCGGGCACCGTGAACAACGTGGTGATCCCGATCATCGAAGACTGCTCGGGCAAGAAGGCCGGGGTCGACTTCGGCGTGGGCACCAACCCGGAGTTCCTGCGCGAATCCACCGCGATCAAGGACTACGACTTCCCGCCCATGACCGTCATCGGCGAACTGGACGCCCAGACCGGCGACCTGCTGGAAGAGATCTACCGCGAACTCGACGCGCCGATCATCCGCAAGACCATCGAGGTCGCGGAGATGATCAAGTACACCTGCAACGTCTGGCACGCCGCCAAGGTCACCTTCGCCAACGAGATCGGCAACATCGCCAAGGCGGTGGGCGTCGACGGCCGCGAGGTGATGGACGTCATCTGCCAGGACAACAAGCTCAACCTGTCGCGCTACTACATGAAGCCCGGCTTCGCCTTCGGCGGCTCCTGCCTGCCCAAGGACGTGCGCGCCCTCACCTACCGCGCCAGCCAGCTGGACGTCGAGCACCCGATGCTCGGTTCGATCATGCGCAGCAACCAGCACCAGGTGCAGAAGGCCTTCGATCTCATCACCGCGCATGGCAGCCGCAAGGTCGGCCTGCTCGGCCTGTCGTTCAAGTCCGGCACTGACGACCTGCGCGAGAGCCCGCTGGTGGAGCTGGCTGAGATGCTCATTGGCAAGGGCTACGAGCTGCAGATCTTCGACCGCAACGTCGAGTACGCCCGCGTCCATGGCGCGAACAAGGAGTACATCGAATCGAAGATCCCTCACGTCTCCTCGCTGATGGTTTCCGACCTGGATGTGGTGGTGAAAACCTCCGACGTGCTGGTGCTGGGCAACGGCGATGAGCTGTTCGTCGACGTGGTGAACAAGGCGCCCCAGGGCAAGAAGGTGGTCGACCTGATCGGCTTCATGGCTCACGGCAGCAACGAGCGCGCCGAAGGCATCTGCTGGTAA
- a CDS encoding PilZ domain-containing protein, with amino-acid sequence MNTAVNVNVVHESEAQRQHARVKLPARIRYIGANREGVDARLLDISAGGFAFTANSASPQVGDLHKGKLLFQIDSISFSLEVDFQVRSFDPDSRRVGCEFQHLKPREIAALRYLITSFLAGEVISVGDMLNTLQRENFTKARKHGIGSGGMGFFGRMRAVTLSTAIFVVGVGAFAVILNQIYNLYFVTHADSGVVNVANQQITMPREGTVESLVDAGAEVAKGAPIATFSANLLDLLKGNLTEEQLSPSNIEKLFGHQMKGTLTSPCDCRVVEQRVANGQFANKGDIIFTLTPRDSTATVEARFPYRNAAELSPGTPVNFQIAGDSEVRAGRIVRTAPVDGDLASEIRVQIQPDQPLDSQLAGRPTEVSIGGLPGRTLLNKAMALATAR; translated from the coding sequence ATGAATACCGCCGTCAACGTCAATGTCGTGCACGAATCCGAAGCCCAGCGCCAGCACGCCCGGGTCAAGCTGCCCGCGCGCATCCGCTACATCGGTGCCAACCGTGAAGGCGTCGATGCCCGCCTGCTGGACATCTCCGCCGGGGGCTTCGCCTTCACCGCCAACAGTGCGTCGCCCCAGGTGGGCGACCTGCACAAGGGCAAGCTGCTGTTCCAGATCGACAGCATCAGCTTCTCCCTGGAAGTGGACTTCCAGGTGCGCTCCTTCGACCCGGACAGCCGCCGCGTCGGCTGCGAGTTCCAGCACCTGAAGCCGCGCGAGATCGCCGCCCTGCGCTACCTGATCACCTCCTTCCTGGCCGGTGAAGTGATCAGCGTCGGCGACATGCTCAACACCCTGCAGCGCGAGAACTTCACCAAGGCCCGCAAGCACGGTATCGGCAGCGGCGGCATGGGCTTCTTCGGCCGCATGCGCGCAGTGACCCTGAGCACCGCGATCTTCGTGGTCGGCGTCGGCGCCTTCGCGGTGATCCTCAACCAGATCTACAACCTGTACTTCGTCACCCACGCCGATTCGGGCGTGGTCAACGTCGCCAACCAGCAGATCACCATGCCCCGCGAGGGAACCGTGGAGAGCCTGGTGGATGCCGGCGCCGAAGTGGCCAAGGGCGCACCGATCGCCACCTTCTCCGCCAACCTGCTGGACCTGCTCAAGGGCAACCTGACCGAAGAGCAGCTCAGCCCGAGCAACATCGAGAAGCTGTTCGGCCACCAGATGAAGGGCACCCTGACCAGTCCGTGCGACTGCCGCGTGGTCGAGCAGCGCGTGGCCAACGGCCAGTTCGCCAACAAGGGCGACATCATCTTCACCCTGACCCCGCGCGACAGCACCGCCACCGTCGAAGCGCGCTTCCCCTACCGCAACGCCGCCGAGCTTTCCCCCGGCACCCCGGTGAACTTCCAGATCGCCGGTGACAGCGAAGTGCGCGCCGGCCGCATCGTCCGCACCGCCCCGGTGGACGGCGACCTGGCCTCGGAAATCCGCGTGCAGATCCAGCCCGACCAGCCGCTGGACAGCCAGCTCGCCGGCCGCCCGACCGAAGTCAGCATCGGCGGCCTGCCGGGTCGCACCCTGCTGAACAAGGCGATGGCCCTGGCCACCGCACGCTAA